A single region of the Mugil cephalus isolate CIBA_MC_2020 chromosome 4, CIBA_Mcephalus_1.1, whole genome shotgun sequence genome encodes:
- the asip1 gene encoding agouti signaling protein 1, whose translation MHASLLLGCFLLAATQYFLGSAHMIPDERLSANRVVVSNALSQNLEIGSPSVVIVELPKSVKKNKKTKKPKKNKFGVKKRPPPPAGCVALWGNCKSPGNVCCDYCAFCQCRLFKTVCYCRMGNPRC comes from the exons ATGCATGCTTCCTTGCTGCTTGGCTGCTTTCTCCTCGCTGCAACACAGTACTTTCTTGGCTCTGCACACATGATCCCCGACGAGAGACTCTCCGCCAACAGAGTCGTTGTATCCAATGCCTTGTCTCAAAACCTAGAAATAGGATCACCCTCTGTTGTTATCGTGG AGTTACCGAAATcagtgaagaagaacaagaaaacgAAGAAACCAAAAAAG AACAAATTTGGGGTGAAAAagcgtcctcctccacctgctggcTGCGTCGCCCTCTGGGGAAACTGTAAATCTCCTGGCAATGTGTGCTGTGATTACTGCGCTTTCTGCCAGTGTCGGCTCTTCAAAACTGTCTGTTACTGCAGAATGGGCAATCCTCGCTGCTGA